Proteins from a single region of Gloeomargarita sp. SKYB120:
- a CDS encoding tetratricopeptide repeat protein gives MTPLYRSLGRCLGLALLVLSNGCQFQLLPSQPPVRPTQTRQDELNREAVTKAQAGDYPAAIQLLSQAIDLAPQDAELYYNRGSVYSDMGKYPEALQDFTRAIQLRPNFAEAYNNRGITYARGRNYTQAIADFSAALRLKPDFADAHLNRIKAYRLQGNYQAALADCNALLERQPQFAQAYYQRGSTWLAMKAYRKALADFDTALRYNPQLAAAYAQKGVAHRALGERQQAIEAWQQAAQLFRQQNDRDGLAQVTRLLQQLVR, from the coding sequence ATGACGCCGCTTTACAGAAGTCTCGGGCGATGCCTCGGTCTGGCGCTCTTAGTTTTGAGCAACGGCTGCCAATTCCAGTTACTACCTTCCCAGCCGCCGGTGCGACCCACCCAAACCCGCCAGGACGAACTCAACCGGGAAGCGGTAACCAAAGCGCAGGCGGGCGATTACCCAGCGGCCATTCAACTGCTGAGCCAAGCGATTGACCTAGCCCCCCAGGACGCCGAACTCTACTACAATCGGGGGTCCGTCTACAGCGATATGGGCAAATACCCAGAAGCTCTTCAGGATTTCACCAGGGCCATTCAACTCAGACCCAACTTTGCCGAAGCCTACAACAACCGGGGGATCACCTACGCACGGGGCCGCAACTATACCCAAGCGATTGCCGATTTCAGTGCAGCCCTGCGTCTCAAGCCTGATTTCGCAGATGCCCATCTCAACCGCATCAAGGCCTACCGACTGCAAGGGAATTACCAAGCGGCGCTCGCCGACTGCAACGCCCTGCTTGAGCGGCAACCGCAGTTTGCCCAGGCGTATTACCAGCGGGGGAGCACGTGGCTAGCTATGAAGGCCTATCGCAAAGCTCTGGCCGATTTCGACACAGCCTTGCGCTATAACCCCCAGCTCGCCGCCGCCTATGCCCAGAAAGGGGTGGCCCATCGCGCCCTAGGCGAACGCCAGCAGGCCATCGAAGCCTGGCAACAGGCCGCCCAACTGTTCCGGCAACAAAACGACCGTGACGGTCTAGCCCAGGTCACCCGTTTGCTCCAGCAGCTCGTGCGATGA